Genomic window (Paenibacillus sp. 37):
ATTATGGGCGGTACATCTTCAGAGCGGGATATTTCCCTGCTCACCGGACAGGAGATGATTGCAAACCTGAATAGAGACAAATACGAGGTTATACCCATTGAGCTGAATACCAAGCGTGATCTAATCGACAAGTCAGCGGGGATCGATGTGGCACTGCTTGCCCTGCATGGCAAATACGGCGAAGACGGTACTGTCCAGGGCACATTAGAATCTCTGGGTATTCCCTACACAGGCTGTGGTGTGCTGGCAAGCAGTGTATGCATGGATAAAGACATGTCCAAACAGCTCATGCAGCATGCGGGTGTACTTACTGGAGAATGGCTGCGAGTGAGCCATATGGAGGAACTATCCTCTATTGCTGTTCAACAATTAACGTACCCCGTGGTGGTCAAACCCAATTCAGGTGGTTCCAGCATTGGTACCCAAGTGGTTAAGGAGGCATCCACCCTACCCGCCGCTGTAGAGGCTGCCCTCGTCTGGGATGATACGGTGATGATTGAACAGTATATCGAGGGTGAGGAGATCACCTGTGCCATTCTGGATGGTAAGATGCTGCCGGTGATCTCCATCCGTTCAAACGCTGCGTTTTTCGACTATGCTTCCAAATACGATGACCACGGGGCCGATGAGCAGGTTGTACAATTGCCTTTGGACCTTCACAATCGCGTCGAAGCAGCGGCCTTAGCCTGTTATCAGGTGCTCAAATGCAGCGTCTACGCTCGTGTGGATATGATGATTCGGGAAGGCATGCCGTATGTCCTTGAAGTGAACACGCTGCCGGGTCTTACCCGTAACAGTCTGCTGCCCAAAAGTGCAGCAGTTGCAGGCATTTCTTTTGCAGAGCTGCTGGATACCATTATTGAACTTTCATTGAAGGAAAGACCCAAGGAGGATACAACATTATGAGCCTGGATGTGACGATTAGACATAGTTCCACTACCGATCTGCAGGATATGGTCATTCTGATGGACCAACTTGGTTATCCCACCACGTACGCCGAGATGGAAGAGCGCTATACCCATATCTCTGCGGACGCAAACTTTACTACACTGGTTGCTGAAGCACGAGGC
Coding sequences:
- a CDS encoding D-alanine--D-alanine ligase, coding for MKVGVIMGGTSSERDISLLTGQEMIANLNRDKYEVIPIELNTKRDLIDKSAGIDVALLALHGKYGEDGTVQGTLESLGIPYTGCGVLASSVCMDKDMSKQLMQHAGVLTGEWLRVSHMEELSSIAVQQLTYPVVVKPNSGGSSIGTQVVKEASTLPAAVEAALVWDDTVMIEQYIEGEEITCAILDGKMLPVISIRSNAAFFDYASKYDDHGADEQVVQLPLDLHNRVEAAALACYQVLKCSVYARVDMMIREGMPYVLEVNTLPGLTRNSLLPKSAAVAGISFAELLDTIIELSLKERPKEDTTL